The Corallococcus silvisoli genome has a segment encoding these proteins:
- a CDS encoding sensor domain-containing diguanylate cyclase has protein sequence MTSLPVVPSPAKLVRAFFRAIPAAVALATFVHLARGGFRGLHTLGWTEAALVVGLLVGIGMAAWRRAMRSSVGAVIDLRDDLELGGGLISAAFIVVAIGGGELFPIVYLLMAFLVAFLPRNAGMTLLGVALVFDGLVTLGGPVVNLTGFLTHTLFLALFAGLYHLVLSARMAVAKRAESDAVQKRIREVEERARTFRLVSSGTQDSFSGMSSDEKWLVASVKEIEGAVHAALEIAETGLRTDTCAAFLLTSDDRSLKLYDCRSGSERVQREKFNAGEGIIGGVLKRRAPVRMNSPQGLKGVTYYEGGGPTVQALLAVPILEGSGLVRGVLVADKLKNEPFTDQDEKLLTTIAGEVLRSIEVERVMSYIRKTRDEKDRFFRAIEELNRAGSPDQVFVAVLESTRQLAGLDFCAVTLVSEQEGKRVHRVMRMTGVTAQGKALEGRTFQDNNGLVANVVRYGAPLPGRDIKAMDRQVIFDEETQVRGLGALKIFPLVAGDRILGTLVAGSRKKAAFEQDVLRMIEVIAIQAAQAVLRAQLYEQMERMATTDGLTGLLNHRTFQSRADDILAQARRYQRKCSIVLTDVDHFKNVNDTYGHPTGDQVLKGVARIIKTLARDTDVVARYGGEEFVMVMPETDAQGAKVIAERIREAVMAEVFQTEMGPLRITMSLGIATFPDNALEKQQLIDLADQCLYHSKRNGRNQSVTVAQMQGGRKLQAVAE, from the coding sequence ATGACCTCGCTGCCTGTGGTGCCCTCTCCGGCGAAGCTGGTGCGCGCGTTCTTCCGCGCCATCCCCGCGGCCGTGGCGCTGGCCACGTTCGTCCATCTGGCGCGCGGCGGGTTCCGGGGGCTGCACACGCTGGGGTGGACGGAGGCGGCGCTGGTGGTGGGGCTGCTCGTCGGCATTGGCATGGCGGCGTGGCGCCGGGCGATGCGCTCCTCGGTGGGCGCGGTCATCGACCTGCGCGACGACCTGGAGCTGGGCGGCGGGCTCATCTCCGCGGCGTTCATCGTGGTGGCGATTGGCGGCGGGGAGCTGTTCCCCATCGTCTACCTGTTGATGGCGTTCCTGGTGGCGTTCCTGCCGCGCAACGCGGGCATGACGCTGCTGGGCGTGGCGCTGGTGTTCGACGGGCTGGTGACGCTGGGCGGGCCGGTGGTGAACCTCACCGGCTTCCTGACGCACACCCTGTTCCTCGCGCTGTTCGCGGGCCTGTACCACCTGGTGTTGTCCGCGCGGATGGCGGTGGCGAAGCGGGCGGAGTCGGACGCGGTGCAGAAGCGCATCCGCGAGGTGGAGGAGCGCGCGCGCACCTTCCGGCTGGTGAGCTCCGGGACGCAGGACAGCTTCAGCGGGATGAGCTCCGACGAGAAGTGGCTGGTCGCGTCGGTGAAGGAGATTGAAGGCGCGGTGCACGCGGCGCTGGAGATCGCGGAGACGGGCCTGCGCACGGACACGTGCGCGGCGTTCCTGCTCACGTCGGATGACCGGAGCCTGAAGCTGTACGACTGCCGCTCGGGGTCGGAGCGGGTGCAGCGCGAGAAGTTCAACGCGGGCGAGGGCATCATCGGCGGGGTGTTGAAGCGCCGCGCGCCGGTGCGGATGAACTCGCCGCAGGGGCTGAAGGGCGTCACGTACTACGAAGGCGGCGGTCCCACGGTGCAGGCGCTGCTGGCGGTGCCCATCCTGGAGGGCAGCGGCCTGGTGCGCGGCGTGCTGGTGGCGGACAAGCTGAAGAACGAGCCGTTCACCGACCAGGACGAGAAGCTGCTCACGACGATCGCGGGCGAGGTGCTGCGCTCCATCGAGGTGGAGCGGGTGATGAGCTACATCCGCAAGACGCGCGACGAGAAGGACCGGTTCTTCCGGGCCATCGAGGAGCTGAACCGCGCGGGCAGCCCGGATCAAGTGTTCGTGGCGGTGCTGGAGTCGACGCGGCAGCTGGCGGGCCTGGACTTCTGCGCGGTGACGCTGGTCTCCGAGCAGGAGGGCAAGCGGGTGCACCGCGTGATGCGGATGACGGGCGTGACGGCGCAGGGCAAGGCGCTGGAGGGTCGCACGTTCCAGGACAACAACGGCCTGGTCGCGAACGTGGTGCGCTACGGGGCGCCGCTGCCGGGGCGGGACATCAAGGCGATGGACCGCCAGGTCATCTTCGATGAGGAGACGCAGGTGCGCGGGCTGGGCGCGCTGAAGATCTTCCCGCTGGTGGCGGGGGACCGCATCCTGGGCACGCTGGTGGCGGGGTCGCGCAAGAAGGCCGCGTTCGAGCAGGACGTGCTGCGGATGATTGAAGTCATCGCGATCCAGGCGGCGCAGGCCGTCTTGCGCGCGCAGCTCTACGAGCAGATGGAGCGGATGGCGACGACGGACGGCCTCACGGGGCTGCTCAACCACCGCACGTTCCAGTCGCGCGCGGACGACATCCTGGCGCAGGCGCGGCGCTACCAGCGCAAGTGCTCCATCGTGTTGACGGACGTGGACCACTTCAAGAACGTGAACGACACCTACGGCCACCCCACGGGCGACCAGGTGCTCAAGGGCGTGGCGCGCATCATCAAGACGCTGGCAAGGGACACGGACGTCGTCGCGCGCTACGGCGGCGAGGAGTTCGTGATGGTGATGCCGGAGACGGACGCGCAGGGCGCGAAGGTCATCGCGGAGCGCATCCGCGAGGCGGTGATGGCGGAGGTGTTCCAGACGGAGATGGGCCCGCTGCGCATCACCATGTCGCTGGGCATCGCGACGTTCCCGGACAACGCGCTGGAGAAGCAGCAGCTGATCGACCTGGCGGACCAGTGCCTGTACCACTCGAAGCGCAACGGCCGGAACCAGTCCGTGACGGTGGCGCAGATGCAGGGCGGCCGGAAGCTCCAGGCGGTCGCGGAGTAG
- a CDS encoding FtsB family cell division protein — protein sequence MTSRRKLLMVAAVVAVALSLASVADAKGFRRYLRLRQDVEALDGRNRALAAQNDALRKEIAALRQDPAALEQSVREELGYVKPGEIVFHLESP from the coding sequence ATGACGTCCCGGCGAAAGCTCCTGATGGTGGCGGCGGTGGTGGCGGTGGCCCTGAGCCTCGCTTCGGTGGCGGACGCCAAGGGGTTCCGCCGTTACCTGCGCCTGCGCCAGGACGTGGAGGCGCTCGACGGGCGCAACCGCGCGCTGGCCGCGCAGAACGACGCGCTTCGCAAGGAGATCGCCGCGCTCCGCCAGGATCCGGCGGCGCTGGAGCAGTCCGTGCGTGAGGAGCTCGGCTACGTGAAGCCGGGCGAAATCGTCTTCCACCTGGAGTCGCCATGA
- a CDS encoding TlpA family protein disulfide reductase: protein MSPVRGRALVCAVALGVLSLSGCHRNSGPVDAGPAFLRALWLPSVGPTRYDPRQLPGKVVLVSFLATWCFPCLADLPTLEQLQKTYGPQGFQVVAVGMDIDEGRVLGPFADHYAFPFPVLLSDEHMRAGQSAFGRIRGLPSTVLLDKRGRAVAAWQGVEGQADVAKAIEKLLKED from the coding sequence GTGAGCCCGGTGCGAGGGCGCGCCCTGGTGTGTGCCGTGGCCCTGGGCGTGCTGTCCCTGTCCGGCTGTCACCGGAACAGCGGGCCGGTGGACGCCGGGCCCGCGTTCCTCCGGGCGCTCTGGCTGCCGTCGGTGGGGCCCACGCGCTACGACCCCCGGCAGCTCCCGGGCAAGGTGGTGCTGGTGTCCTTCCTGGCCACCTGGTGCTTCCCGTGCCTGGCGGACCTGCCCACGCTGGAGCAGCTGCAGAAGACGTACGGCCCCCAGGGCTTCCAGGTCGTCGCGGTGGGCATGGACATCGACGAGGGCCGGGTGCTGGGGCCGTTCGCGGACCACTACGCCTTCCCCTTCCCGGTGCTGCTGTCCGACGAGCACATGCGCGCGGGGCAGAGCGCGTTTGGCCGCATCCGCGGGCTCCCCAGCACGGTGCTGCTGGACAAGCGCGGCCGCGCGGTGGCCGCGTGGCAGGGCGTGGAGGGCCAGGCGGACGTGGCGAAGGCCATCGAGAAGCTGCTGAAAGAGGACTGA
- a CDS encoding Fur family transcriptional regulator, with the protein MTTHSHSHAHSPLDKDDVLARYMAQHGLKSTRQRSLIIDTFFAVGGHLSVEELWNKVREQDTKVSVATVYRTMKLLNECGLAHARNFGDGQTRYEAAAGREHHDHLICTSCGTIVEFENDRIETLQDAVARKHGFTVTSHKMELYGLCRDCQLRGGPPGTEA; encoded by the coding sequence ATGACGACCCATAGCCACTCCCACGCCCATTCCCCGCTGGACAAGGATGACGTCCTGGCCCGCTACATGGCCCAGCACGGCCTGAAGAGCACGCGCCAGCGCAGCCTCATCATCGACACGTTCTTCGCCGTGGGTGGGCACCTGTCCGTGGAGGAGCTGTGGAACAAGGTGCGCGAGCAGGACACCAAGGTGTCCGTGGCGACCGTGTACCGGACCATGAAGCTGCTCAACGAGTGCGGTCTGGCGCACGCGCGCAACTTCGGCGACGGGCAGACGCGCTACGAGGCGGCGGCGGGGCGGGAGCACCACGACCACCTCATCTGCACGAGCTGCGGCACCATCGTGGAGTTCGAGAACGACCGCATCGAGACGCTCCAGGACGCGGTGGCGCGCAAGCACGGCTTCACGGTGACGTCGCACAAGATGGAGCTGTACGGCCTGTGTCGCGACTGTCAGCTCCGGGGTGGCCCCCCGGGGACGGAGGCCTGA
- a CDS encoding FmdB family zinc ribbon protein — MPIYEYGCSACGKTIDVLQKISDPTPAACTACGAPGTLTKQVSRSSFHLKGGGWYSDLYGSTKKDGGGSSSSSSSSSSGSASSSAPASSSPAASAPAAAPSTSTASGDKS, encoded by the coding sequence ATGCCCATCTACGAGTACGGCTGTTCGGCCTGCGGAAAGACCATCGACGTCCTGCAGAAGATCTCCGACCCGACGCCCGCCGCGTGCACCGCGTGCGGCGCCCCGGGCACGCTGACCAAGCAGGTCAGCCGCTCCAGCTTCCACCTCAAGGGCGGCGGCTGGTACTCGGACCTGTACGGCTCCACGAAGAAGGACGGCGGCGGTTCGTCATCGTCCTCCTCTTCTTCGTCGTCTGGGTCCGCGTCGTCGTCGGCCCCCGCGTCGAGCAGCCCGGCGGCCAGCGCTCCGGCGGCGGCCCCCAGCACGTCGACCGCGTCCGGCGACAAGTCGTAG
- a CDS encoding PHP-associated domain-containing protein, with amino-acid sequence MLIDLHAHSHLSKGCDLEPRAVLERAAMFGLDAVAFTETNTQDGCDELFEIGARSKVKVFVGLELVTDRGQYLCFFPKPELAPEPVQMWGSNREKPWSAAECLPKVKALGAAIVAARPFDRDVPNPAMDYVRSLSGVLCAVEGYNAKVKQTANDLAVEAADGLKLPCVGGSDARGSLDEMGRGATFFKRDVLTQAQLVEELFKGDFWPVMAGELPRLTRPGEAQAQRKGGGGGGKKQHRRGGRR; translated from the coding sequence ATGCTCATCGACCTACACGCCCATTCCCATCTGTCCAAGGGGTGCGACCTGGAGCCGCGCGCCGTGCTCGAGCGGGCGGCGATGTTCGGCCTGGACGCGGTGGCGTTCACGGAGACCAACACCCAGGACGGCTGCGACGAGCTCTTCGAGATCGGCGCCAGGTCCAAGGTGAAGGTCTTCGTGGGGCTGGAGCTGGTGACGGACCGGGGCCAGTACCTGTGCTTCTTCCCGAAGCCGGAGCTGGCGCCGGAGCCCGTGCAGATGTGGGGCAGCAACCGAGAGAAGCCCTGGAGCGCGGCCGAGTGCCTGCCCAAGGTGAAGGCCCTGGGCGCGGCCATCGTCGCGGCCCGCCCGTTCGACCGCGACGTGCCCAACCCGGCCATGGACTACGTGCGCTCGCTGTCGGGCGTGCTGTGCGCCGTGGAGGGCTACAACGCCAAGGTGAAGCAGACGGCCAACGACCTCGCCGTGGAGGCCGCGGACGGGCTCAAGCTGCCCTGCGTGGGGGGCAGCGACGCGCGCGGCTCCCTGGACGAGATGGGCCGGGGCGCCACCTTCTTCAAGCGCGACGTGCTCACCCAGGCGCAGCTGGTGGAGGAGCTCTTCAAGGGCGACTTCTGGCCGGTGATGGCCGGCGAGCTGCCCCGCCTCACCCGGCCGGGCGAGGCCCAGGCCCAGCGCAAGGGCGGCGGCGGTGGTGGCAAGAAGCAGCACCGCCGCGGCGGCCGGCGCTAA
- a CDS encoding sigma 54-interacting transcriptional regulator, translated as MVRAVARFGDDSGEEDRQLRTDALPAMRTARVRVRLVVLSGPDAGHGYPLTPGRYRVGADPGSDIVVADRAVSRSHLLLDVREDSVQAVDVGSRNGSFCEGMRFTTLEVRPGAVLTLGTTELKLVPEGEKAHTLPLSNRERFGNLVGSSRRMREVFTLLERVAQGESDVLIQGETGTGKELCAEALHTHGGRSKGPFVIVDLAGVAPQLLESELFGHVKGAFTGAQADRAGAFERAHGGTLFLDEVGELPLEVQPRLLRALERRQVKRVGANDYRSVNVRVVAATHQDLEGAVKAGRFRGDLFHRLAVLRATLPPLRERPEDIPLLIDTVLERMGKPPSALSDQTRALLAQYPWPGNVRELRNVVDRVVSLGESALPDLPDTPPPRAPPQDLGPEDTQSLAADLPFKEAKERLIEGFERDYLKTLLERCGGNVSKASREAGIDRVYLRKLLRKHGLASGPD; from the coding sequence ATGGTCCGCGCCGTGGCGCGCTTCGGGGATGACAGCGGGGAAGAGGACCGTCAGCTTCGGACGGACGCGCTGCCGGCGATGCGGACGGCGCGGGTGCGGGTGCGGCTGGTGGTGCTCTCCGGGCCGGACGCGGGCCATGGCTACCCGTTGACGCCGGGGCGGTACCGGGTGGGAGCGGATCCCGGGTCGGACATCGTCGTCGCGGACCGGGCGGTGTCGCGCAGTCATCTGCTGCTGGACGTGCGCGAGGACAGCGTCCAGGCGGTGGACGTGGGCTCGCGCAACGGCTCCTTCTGCGAGGGCATGCGCTTCACCACCCTGGAGGTGCGCCCCGGAGCCGTGCTGACGCTGGGCACCACGGAGCTGAAGCTCGTCCCGGAGGGCGAGAAGGCGCACACCCTGCCCCTGTCCAACCGTGAACGGTTCGGCAACCTGGTGGGCTCCAGCCGGCGCATGCGGGAGGTGTTCACCCTGCTGGAGCGCGTGGCGCAGGGCGAATCCGACGTGCTCATCCAAGGGGAGACGGGCACGGGCAAGGAGCTGTGCGCGGAGGCGCTGCACACCCACGGCGGGCGCTCCAAGGGGCCCTTCGTCATCGTGGACCTGGCGGGCGTGGCGCCGCAGCTCCTGGAGTCGGAGCTGTTCGGCCATGTGAAGGGCGCCTTCACCGGAGCGCAGGCGGACCGGGCGGGCGCCTTCGAGCGCGCGCACGGGGGCACGCTCTTCCTGGATGAAGTCGGGGAGCTGCCGCTGGAGGTCCAGCCGCGGCTGCTGCGCGCGCTGGAGCGCCGGCAGGTGAAGCGGGTGGGCGCGAACGACTATCGCTCGGTGAACGTGCGGGTGGTGGCCGCCACGCACCAGGACCTGGAGGGCGCGGTGAAGGCGGGCCGCTTCCGAGGGGACCTGTTCCACCGGCTCGCGGTGCTGCGCGCGACGCTGCCGCCCCTGCGCGAGCGCCCGGAGGACATCCCGCTGCTCATCGACACGGTGCTGGAGCGCATGGGCAAGCCGCCCAGTGCCCTGTCGGACCAGACGCGCGCGCTGTTGGCCCAGTACCCGTGGCCGGGCAACGTGCGGGAGCTGCGCAACGTCGTGGACCGGGTGGTGAGCCTGGGCGAGTCGGCGCTGCCGGACCTGCCCGACACGCCGCCTCCGCGCGCGCCGCCCCAGGACCTGGGCCCCGAGGACACGCAGTCGCTGGCGGCGGACCTTCCCTTCAAGGAAGCGAAGGAGCGCCTCATCGAGGGCTTCGAGCGCGACTACCTGAAGACGCTGCTGGAGCGCTGCGGCGGCAACGTGTCCAAGGCGTCGCGCGAGGCGGGCATCGACCGGGTCTACCTGCGCAAGCTGCTGCGCAAGCACGGGCTGGCGTCCGGGCCGGACTGA
- a CDS encoding metallophosphoesterase produces MAVRASDVSRFPGRRARRRKQPPDTPEGRPMVSWYDPGVLVKSGLKTLLSGTFGRQADRRLLDAVARPQPLAFDYAEDEEGRPREELWLDYVADLGDGWNSTYAVASSVMAPELDLEDPTGQVHRTRGGDVLVFGGDEVYPTASVEEYQARTVAPYAAALNRRRHRPHLFAVAGNHDWYDGLVSFTRLFCQGRYSPGWRTKQQRSYFALKLPHGWWLLGTDMQLESDLDAPQVEFFQQVAARMRGTDRVILCNAEPAWIHQQVKPRAGRGFLDHNIDFLEQKVLGKKVSVFLAGDLHHYRRHENGEGRQKIVAGGGGAFLHPTHLPKVDRRPDGFVLKECYPPRETSRRLTWRNLLFTAINPWFSVFMGGVYTLLGWGVAARLSEGAEGAPPFREVLNAALQSTGSMVLGAATVLGTVAFADSRRGKRWRQVSGAVHGGVHLLLALLLTWGVSAIAAPLASELQWSLRRDLFSGLLLFGGGALVGPFVMGLYLLLSLNVFSCHPNEAFSSLSIPDWKNFLRLHFDAEGRLTVYPVGFRRVPRRWMRGRPAEDPEWVPDPADTRATPPRLIEPPIVIGRTKALPVTPDTGPPDAATRI; encoded by the coding sequence ATGGCCGTCCGCGCCTCCGACGTGAGCCGCTTCCCGGGCCGGCGGGCGCGGCGGCGCAAGCAGCCGCCGGACACGCCCGAGGGGCGGCCGATGGTGTCCTGGTACGACCCGGGCGTGCTCGTGAAGTCGGGCCTGAAGACGCTCCTGTCAGGGACCTTCGGGCGGCAGGCGGACCGGCGGCTGTTGGACGCGGTGGCTCGGCCCCAGCCGTTGGCGTTCGACTACGCGGAGGACGAGGAGGGGCGTCCGCGCGAGGAGCTGTGGCTGGACTACGTCGCGGACCTGGGGGACGGCTGGAACTCCACGTACGCGGTGGCGTCCTCGGTGATGGCGCCGGAGCTGGACCTGGAGGACCCGACGGGGCAGGTGCACCGAACACGGGGTGGGGACGTGCTCGTGTTCGGCGGGGACGAGGTCTATCCGACGGCGAGCGTGGAGGAGTACCAGGCTCGCACGGTGGCGCCGTACGCGGCGGCGCTGAACCGGCGCCGCCACCGGCCGCACCTGTTCGCGGTGGCGGGCAATCACGACTGGTACGACGGGCTGGTGTCCTTCACGCGCCTGTTCTGCCAGGGACGGTACTCACCGGGCTGGCGCACGAAGCAGCAGCGGAGCTACTTCGCGCTGAAGCTGCCGCATGGCTGGTGGTTGCTGGGGACGGACATGCAGTTGGAGTCGGACCTGGACGCGCCGCAGGTGGAGTTCTTCCAGCAGGTCGCGGCGCGGATGCGCGGCACGGATCGGGTGATTCTCTGCAACGCGGAGCCCGCGTGGATCCACCAGCAGGTGAAGCCCCGTGCGGGCCGCGGCTTCCTGGATCACAACATCGACTTCCTGGAGCAGAAGGTGCTGGGCAAGAAGGTGAGCGTGTTCCTCGCAGGGGACCTGCACCACTACCGCCGGCACGAGAACGGGGAAGGGCGGCAGAAGATCGTCGCGGGTGGGGGAGGGGCCTTCCTGCATCCCACGCACCTGCCGAAGGTGGACCGGCGGCCGGATGGCTTCGTGTTGAAGGAGTGCTATCCGCCGAGGGAGACGTCCCGGCGGCTCACCTGGCGCAACCTGCTGTTCACCGCGATCAACCCGTGGTTCAGCGTGTTCATGGGCGGCGTCTACACGTTGCTGGGCTGGGGCGTGGCCGCGAGGTTGAGCGAGGGTGCCGAGGGCGCACCGCCGTTCCGGGAGGTCCTCAACGCGGCGTTGCAGAGCACGGGGTCGATGGTGCTTGGCGCGGCGACGGTGCTGGGCACCGTCGCGTTCGCGGACAGCCGCAGGGGGAAGCGCTGGCGGCAGGTGTCGGGGGCCGTGCATGGAGGGGTGCACCTGCTCCTGGCGCTGCTGCTGACGTGGGGCGTGTCCGCGATCGCGGCGCCGCTGGCGAGCGAGCTGCAATGGAGCCTGCGCCGCGACTTGTTCAGTGGCCTGCTGCTCTTCGGTGGCGGCGCGCTGGTGGGGCCGTTCGTCATGGGCCTCTACCTGCTGCTGTCGCTCAACGTCTTCTCATGCCATCCGAACGAGGCGTTCTCGTCGCTGTCCATCCCGGACTGGAAGAACTTCCTCCGGCTCCACTTCGACGCGGAGGGAAGGCTGACGGTGTACCCGGTGGGGTTCCGCCGCGTGCCGCGCAGGTGGATGCGTGGGCGTCCCGCGGAGGACCCGGAATGGGTGCCGGACCCGGCGGACACCCGGGCCACGCCACCCAGGCTCATCGAGCCACCCATTGTCATCGGGCGTACGAAAGCGCTTCCGGTGACGCCGGATACCGGTCCGCCTGATGCTGCGACCAGGATCTAA
- a CDS encoding GMC oxidoreductase — translation MATSAEHFDVVIVGSGFGGSVMAWRLADAGLRVCVLERGKAYPPGSFPRSPHDMRRNFWDPSQGMHGLFNLWSFKGLGGVVSAGLGGGSLIYANVLLRKEEKTFIHEDPRDGGYEDWPVTRADLDSHYDAVERMMRVQRYPLEHAPYASTAKTLALRLAAQRLGRADDWQLPPLAVTFGNRGEVPVPGDPIREEHPNLHGRPRTTCHLCGECDIGCNTGSKNTLDHTYLSAAKRAGAELRTRAEVTELWPAEHGGYVVRYLDHTDVAENVPREGPQSQLPRTTVTADRLVLAAGTFGTPYLLLKNRRSFPALSEALGSRFCGNGDLLGFMRQCRDTSTGQQLPRILDGGHGPVITSALHFRGEEEGGAGRGYYIEDAGYPEFVNWLYEAAHQVPLVKRGLRLGWRIVRGWTGLTRDTDVSEEIAELLGDCLGSATSLPLLGMGRDIPNGHMRLTRDEMLDIDWRVSGSREYFARVHQSMADIAHTLEGTLVQNPLSYVSRVITVHPLGGCPMGRGTETGVVDAWGEAFGHPGLYVADGSMMPGPTGPNPSLTIAALADRFADAIIDARTRVAPVRAWQAPEEGSWPSAPPT, via the coding sequence ATGGCCACGAGCGCTGAGCACTTCGATGTCGTCATCGTGGGCTCGGGCTTCGGGGGATCGGTGATGGCGTGGCGGCTGGCGGACGCGGGCCTGCGCGTGTGCGTGCTGGAGCGCGGCAAGGCGTACCCGCCCGGCTCCTTCCCGCGCAGTCCCCACGACATGCGCCGCAACTTCTGGGATCCGAGCCAGGGCATGCACGGGCTCTTCAACCTCTGGTCCTTCAAGGGGCTGGGGGGCGTGGTGTCCGCGGGGCTGGGCGGGGGTTCGCTCATCTACGCCAACGTGCTCCTGCGCAAGGAGGAGAAGACCTTCATCCACGAGGATCCCCGCGACGGCGGTTACGAGGACTGGCCCGTCACTCGCGCCGACCTCGATTCCCACTACGACGCCGTGGAGCGGATGATGCGCGTGCAGCGTTACCCGCTGGAGCACGCCCCGTATGCCTCCACCGCGAAGACGCTGGCCCTGCGGCTCGCCGCCCAGCGCCTGGGGCGCGCGGACGACTGGCAGTTGCCGCCGCTGGCGGTGACGTTCGGCAACCGCGGCGAGGTGCCCGTCCCCGGCGACCCGATCCGCGAGGAGCACCCCAACCTCCACGGGCGCCCGCGGACCACGTGTCACCTCTGCGGCGAGTGCGACATCGGCTGCAACACGGGGAGCAAGAACACGCTCGACCACACCTACCTGTCCGCGGCGAAGCGCGCCGGGGCGGAGCTGCGCACGCGCGCGGAGGTGACGGAGCTGTGGCCCGCGGAGCATGGCGGCTACGTGGTGCGGTACCTGGATCATACGGACGTGGCGGAGAACGTCCCGCGCGAGGGCCCCCAATCGCAGTTGCCCCGCACCACGGTGACGGCGGACCGGCTGGTGTTGGCGGCGGGCACGTTCGGGACCCCGTACCTGCTGCTGAAGAACCGGCGGAGCTTCCCCGCGCTGAGTGAGGCATTGGGTTCGCGCTTCTGCGGCAACGGGGACCTGCTGGGCTTCATGCGTCAGTGCCGCGACACGAGCACGGGTCAGCAGCTGCCGCGCATCCTGGACGGCGGGCACGGCCCGGTCATCACCAGCGCGCTCCACTTCCGGGGTGAGGAAGAGGGAGGAGCGGGCCGGGGCTACTACATCGAGGACGCGGGCTACCCGGAGTTCGTCAACTGGCTCTACGAAGCCGCGCATCAGGTGCCGCTGGTGAAGCGCGGCCTGCGCCTGGGATGGCGCATCGTGCGGGGCTGGACGGGCCTCACGCGCGACACGGACGTGAGCGAGGAGATCGCCGAGCTGCTTGGAGACTGCCTGGGGTCCGCGACGTCGCTGCCGTTGTTGGGCATGGGGCGTGACATCCCCAACGGGCACATGCGGCTGACCCGGGACGAGATGCTGGACATCGACTGGAGGGTGAGCGGTTCGCGCGAGTACTTCGCGCGGGTCCACCAGTCGATGGCGGACATCGCGCACACGCTCGAGGGGACGCTGGTGCAGAACCCGCTCAGCTACGTGAGCCGGGTCATCACCGTGCACCCGCTGGGGGGCTGCCCCATGGGACGGGGGACGGAGACGGGCGTGGTGGATGCTTGGGGCGAGGCCTTCGGACATCCGGGGCTGTATGTGGCGGACGGCTCGATGATGCCGGGCCCCACGGGCCCCAATCCGAGCCTCACCATCGCGGCGCTCGCGGATCGCTTCGCGGACGCGATCATCGACGCACGCACCCGCGTGGCGCCCGTGCGCGCGTGGCAGGCTCCGGAGGAAGGATCATGGCCGTCCGCGCCTCCGACGTGA
- a CDS encoding acetoacetate decarboxylase family protein — MFLPRRIQRQSGRYSRVDDIPYALPVNSKGAPALMAAFTVDARRVANLLPGNELHPLRVSRERSVLLISVIDYKDTDIGAYIEFSIGLACTHGRRPAPPLLPLLFPKHFGVGQYVVDLPVNTEVSVKGGKGIWGMPKHLARLDFRMENGSVSSRYEEGGQQAVRVRIERPKRAWLPLRAAAVNYCAFRGMLMKSSLYFRGRFGFRFGRRAWSTLELGDHPRVQALRDLSIARRAFFTGFFPASYGVLDDHFEAWFLTQPTLPAATYPEGLESVVDLGQGQTPMPPPESDGMRTGGLQEVRP, encoded by the coding sequence ATGTTCCTTCCTCGACGCATCCAGAGGCAGTCCGGCCGCTATTCGCGGGTGGACGACATCCCGTACGCGTTGCCCGTGAACTCGAAGGGGGCGCCCGCGTTGATGGCCGCGTTCACCGTGGATGCGCGCCGCGTGGCGAACCTGCTGCCCGGCAATGAGCTGCACCCGCTGCGCGTGTCGCGCGAGCGCAGCGTGCTGCTCATCTCCGTCATCGACTACAAGGACACGGACATCGGCGCGTACATCGAGTTCAGCATCGGGCTGGCGTGCACGCACGGGCGCAGGCCGGCGCCGCCGCTGCTGCCGCTGTTGTTCCCGAAGCACTTCGGCGTGGGGCAGTACGTGGTGGACCTGCCAGTGAACACGGAGGTCTCCGTGAAGGGCGGCAAGGGCATCTGGGGCATGCCCAAGCACCTGGCCCGGCTGGACTTCCGGATGGAGAACGGTTCGGTGAGCAGCCGCTACGAGGAAGGCGGCCAGCAGGCGGTGCGCGTGCGCATCGAGCGGCCGAAGCGCGCGTGGCTGCCGCTGCGCGCCGCGGCGGTGAACTACTGCGCGTTCCGGGGGATGTTGATGAAGTCCTCCCTCTACTTCCGGGGCCGGTTTGGCTTCCGGTTCGGGCGGCGGGCCTGGTCCACGCTGGAGTTGGGAGACCACCCGCGCGTGCAGGCGCTGCGGGACTTGAGCATCGCCCGGCGCGCCTTCTTCACCGGCTTCTTCCCTGCGTCGTACGGCGTGCTGGATGACCACTTCGAGGCGTGGTTCCTCACCCAGCCCACGCTGCCCGCCGCCACGTACCCGGAGGGGCTGGAGAGCGTCGTGGACCTGGGCCAGGGCCAGACGCCGATGCCGCCTCCGGAGTCGGACGGGATGCGGACGGGAGGGCTCCAGGAAGTCCGGCCATGA